The following are encoded in a window of bacterium genomic DNA:
- a CDS encoding DEAD/DEAH box helicase family protein — translation MCRVLLDHPGEFRGRFTQVVPWGEWEGRDGPDSGIDLIATDVDGDRWAIQTKCYRDARAPESGVDSFLAKANTARFQHRMFISTSRASPPVTRAGAKKLKGAGCRVLYHGDLAQWQVPWTELAADPDSAPIPRVLYEPHPYQQDAIDAVVAGFDTGAARGQMILPCGTGKSVVALWIAEQAAPADGTVLYVVPSISLLGQTMREWAAQRRTVQTYVGVCSDRTAGKRGGAESADLTELSIPVTTDPDRIAQALTNPTRNGATTVVFSTYQSLDQVAAAQQQSGTVFDLVICDEAHRTTGVETPKTGISPFTLVHHNQKIRAHRRLYMTATPRLYTAQAKRKARSKDIAVFSMDDPDVFGDVFYEMSFKAAVDGGWLSDYQVAIVAVDRGLYGDLADNVVNTIQLDHGDEILADDVVAMLGCWDAMADPLSRGPGHGRRTGQTNPIPGRGVKRAIAFQNTIKASRQLARLWEPVIDGYVEQQPAPGADNGLLGLDVTHVDGTTRASERATAIADLKADIPYDRCRVVSNARCLSEGVDVPALDAVLFLAPRRSMVDIIQAVGRVMRTAAGKERGYIILPVILPEGKTRIDDAVLRSPRFKPVWDVIRALRAHDERMDVWVNTADKGGKPPINVIGGTDTDDPDGTGDTDDTDGGLDTATVAQMTLPLDSEIASALVEICGDRTYWATWGDDVGEVTRTVAARISRLIGSRPHTAEAFGQFLTELRQTINEHLQEADLVDMLACHIVTLPVFNALFGSAAFASLNPVVAALNQMVDTLDRDHIRADTARLDRLYDSVTERVRQVTDPEGRLKILLELYESFFAKGMKRETDRLGVAYTPIELVDYVLRSADRLSQHHFGKGISDPDVHVLDPFTGTGTFINRLLTINGSDGRPLITDEDLDRKYREEIHANEMLLLAYYIAAVKIEEGWRQRRPRSDYQPFAGIVLCDTFATRPDQRQLDTLSGNSRRAEQQAGQRIDVIVGNPPWSAGQRTAAEDNPHIVYPELRQRVTDTYVAKSAMTNRRQLYDSYKLALRWATDRIGDQGIVAFITPNSVLDGNAESGIRACLADEYHSLYLLNLRGDARLSGEAWRREGGKMFGGSSRVGILVSVLVKHPHQPHPDRQARIRYHNIGDYLTTDQKKRTLRDMGHVPTSGDGEGWQRIKPDSNHDWINQSDPTWQHLMPLGDKTTKQAALRGTPSKDASVVFHIYSLGFATGQDSYLYDYDKDGLEARAEAMVDEYEQQRDRVSTGEATVKQATANVRPHVIKWTGDLRTRLRRNLPVTYDQHNIREVHYRPFTKMWLYYDKGFITRVYRVPIMFPHRPGGNEQTPHTSPESLSLSLSLSLSLSLSLSL, via the coding sequence ATGTGTCGGGTCCTGCTGGACCATCCGGGCGAGTTCCGCGGTCGGTTCACTCAGGTGGTTCCCTGGGGCGAGTGGGAAGGACGGGACGGTCCCGATTCGGGTATCGACCTGATCGCTACAGACGTTGACGGGGACCGGTGGGCGATCCAGACGAAGTGCTATCGGGACGCCCGAGCGCCCGAATCGGGGGTCGACTCGTTTTTGGCGAAAGCGAACACGGCCCGGTTCCAGCATCGCATGTTCATTTCGACGTCGCGGGCTTCTCCGCCGGTCACCCGGGCTGGCGCGAAGAAACTGAAGGGGGCGGGATGCCGTGTGCTGTATCACGGGGATCTGGCGCAGTGGCAGGTCCCCTGGACCGAACTCGCTGCTGATCCCGACAGCGCCCCTATCCCCAGGGTGCTGTACGAACCGCACCCCTACCAGCAGGATGCCATCGACGCAGTGGTGGCCGGTTTCGACACTGGTGCTGCCAGGGGGCAGATGATCCTTCCGTGCGGGACAGGCAAGTCCGTGGTCGCGCTCTGGATTGCCGAACAGGCCGCGCCCGCTGATGGGACGGTGCTGTATGTAGTCCCGTCGATCTCGCTGCTGGGGCAGACGATGCGGGAATGGGCGGCGCAGCGGCGCACCGTCCAAACATATGTGGGTGTGTGCTCCGATCGGACCGCGGGGAAGCGGGGCGGCGCGGAGTCAGCCGATCTGACGGAACTGTCGATTCCTGTCACTACCGACCCGGACCGCATCGCCCAAGCCCTCACTAATCCGACCCGCAACGGGGCTACCACGGTGGTGTTCTCCACATATCAATCGCTCGACCAGGTCGCCGCCGCGCAGCAGCAGTCCGGGACGGTGTTCGATCTGGTCATATGCGACGAGGCGCACCGCACCACCGGAGTCGAGACCCCCAAGACAGGGATCAGCCCGTTCACCCTCGTCCATCACAACCAGAAGATAAGGGCACACCGCCGGCTGTACATGACCGCCACACCACGCCTGTACACCGCACAGGCCAAACGGAAGGCCCGCTCGAAGGACATTGCGGTGTTCTCGATGGACGACCCGGACGTGTTCGGGGACGTGTTCTACGAGATGTCGTTCAAGGCCGCGGTCGATGGAGGATGGCTGTCCGACTATCAGGTAGCGATAGTCGCAGTCGACCGGGGCCTGTACGGTGACCTGGCCGACAACGTTGTCAACACCATCCAACTGGACCACGGAGACGAAATCCTCGCGGACGATGTGGTGGCCATGCTCGGCTGCTGGGACGCGATGGCCGACCCGCTCTCCCGCGGACCCGGCCACGGTCGGCGCACCGGCCAGACCAACCCGATCCCCGGCCGTGGTGTGAAACGGGCTATAGCGTTCCAGAACACGATCAAAGCGTCACGGCAGCTCGCCCGTCTGTGGGAACCCGTCATCGACGGATATGTGGAACAGCAGCCGGCACCCGGCGCCGACAACGGCCTGTTGGGGTTGGACGTGACCCATGTGGACGGAACCACACGGGCGTCGGAACGGGCCACCGCCATCGCCGACCTCAAAGCCGACATCCCCTACGACCGGTGCCGGGTCGTGTCCAATGCCCGCTGCCTGTCCGAAGGCGTCGACGTGCCCGCCCTCGACGCGGTCCTGTTCCTAGCCCCCCGCAGGTCGATGGTCGACATCATCCAGGCCGTCGGACGGGTCATGCGAACCGCGGCGGGGAAAGAACGCGGTTACATCATCCTGCCCGTAATACTGCCCGAAGGGAAAACCCGCATCGACGACGCCGTTCTACGCAGCCCGAGATTCAAGCCGGTCTGGGACGTAATCCGGGCGTTACGAGCCCACGACGAACGGATGGACGTGTGGGTCAACACCGCCGACAAAGGCGGCAAACCACCCATAAACGTCATAGGCGGCACCGACACCGACGACCCCGACGGCACGGGTGACACCGACGACACGGATGGGGGGTTGGACACTGCCACCGTCGCGCAGATGACCCTCCCCCTCGACTCCGAAATCGCCTCCGCGCTGGTCGAAATCTGCGGCGACCGCACGTATTGGGCGACGTGGGGAGACGACGTAGGCGAAGTCACCCGAACGGTCGCAGCCCGCATCAGCCGACTCATCGGATCCCGGCCGCACACTGCGGAAGCGTTCGGACAGTTCCTCACAGAGTTGCGTCAGACGATCAACGAACACCTACAAGAAGCCGACCTGGTCGACATGTTGGCCTGCCACATAGTCACGCTGCCCGTGTTCAACGCCCTGTTCGGCTCCGCCGCCTTCGCTTCCCTCAACCCGGTAGTGGCTGCGTTGAACCAGATGGTGGACACGCTCGACCGGGACCACATCCGAGCCGACACCGCCCGCCTCGACCGCCTTTACGACAGCGTGACCGAACGGGTCCGCCAGGTCACCGACCCCGAAGGCCGCCTCAAAATCCTGCTCGAGCTGTACGAATCGTTCTTCGCGAAAGGCATGAAACGGGAAACCGACCGGCTCGGCGTCGCCTACACCCCCATCGAGTTGGTGGACTATGTTCTCCGATCAGCCGACCGGCTCTCCCAGCACCACTTCGGTAAGGGCATATCAGACCCCGACGTTCATGTGTTGGACCCGTTCACCGGAACCGGCACCTTCATCAACCGGTTACTTACCATCAACGGCAGCGACGGCCGCCCGCTTATCACAGACGAAGACCTGGACCGTAAGTACCGCGAAGAGATACACGCCAACGAGATGCTGCTGTTGGCCTACTACATCGCTGCTGTCAAAATCGAAGAAGGATGGCGGCAACGCCGACCCCGCAGCGACTACCAGCCATTCGCAGGCATCGTCCTGTGTGACACGTTCGCGACTAGACCAGACCAGCGGCAGCTGGACACCCTGTCAGGCAACAGCCGCCGGGCCGAACAACAAGCCGGCCAACGCATCGACGTCATAGTCGGGAACCCGCCCTGGTCCGCAGGACAGAGAACCGCAGCAGAAGACAACCCCCATATCGTGTACCCGGAGCTCAGGCAACGCGTCACCGACACCTATGTGGCGAAGTCTGCAATGACCAACCGCAGGCAGCTGTACGATTCTTACAAGCTGGCGTTGCGGTGGGCCACCGACCGGATCGGCGACCAAGGCATCGTCGCGTTCATCACTCCCAACTCGGTGCTCGACGGCAACGCCGAGTCCGGGATCAGAGCCTGCCTAGCCGACGAATACCACAGCCTGTACCTGCTCAACCTACGCGGCGACGCCCGCCTCTCCGGCGAAGCATGGCGACGGGAAGGCGGCAAGATGTTCGGGGGAAGCAGCCGTGTGGGCATACTCGTATCCGTACTGGTCAAACACCCCCACCAGCCACACCCCGACCGCCAGGCCCGCATCCGGTACCACAACATCGGCGACTACCTCACCACAGACCAGAAAAAACGCACCCTCCGCGATATGGGGCATGTGCCGACGAGCGGAGACGGGGAAGGCTGGCAGCGCATCAAGCCTGACAGCAACCACGACTGGATCAACCAGTCCGACCCCACCTGGCAACACCTGATGCCCCTCGGGGACAAGACCACCAAACAGGCAGCCCTGCGTGGCACACCTAGCAAGGACGCCAGCGTCGTGTTCCACATCTACTCACTCGGGTTTGCCACAGGGCAGGACTCATACCTGTACGACTACGACAAGGACGGTCTTGAAGCACGGGCCGAAGCAATGGTCGACGAATACGAACAACAACGCGACCGTGTGAGCACCGGAGAGGCGACGGTCAAGCAAGCCACTGCCAACGTCAGGCCGCATGTCATCAAATGGACCGGTGATCTGCGAACACGGCTACGGCGCAACCTGCCTGTCACCTACGACCAACACAACATCCGGGAGGTTCACTACCGGCCGTTCACCAAGATGTGGCTTTACTACGACAAGGGGTTTATAACTAGGGTCTACCGCGTCCCCATCATGTTCCCCCACCGTCCAGGCGGTAACGAACAAACACCACACACATCGCCTGAAAGTCTCTCTCTCTCTCTCTCTCTCTCTCTCTCTCTCTCTCTCTCTCTCTCTCTC
- a CDS encoding DUF222 domain-containing protein: MSSLLGDRDGRPDLGDPAPGLRTSGDAIGRIGAAVGELRQARIGPMSRDHATRAAQMLGEIRSMASSLLCDVAHQIETGDGGSGVDPGEVLRQEARLPQRESKKMAKVARRLQKMPNVKERFAAGQITVDHVNALANAAEKVGTEAVNGDDRLIDAAAQLLPDSFDRHARRWSNEKLIERGVDPLERQRRAREAKLWVEKETGLGVLMAKVPRPQFEHLRQAIDNHYMAQLRQDSAAGQDPDLVRSPKQRVADVVFELLTNRNADTGEPVAGTVGVRAKASTQLILLAPLGVVDGTDPDGICEIIGVGPVPASVLTTLSPDTEVAGMIFDRAGRPLWLGRNQRLANAAQRLAVAIRDRGCFACGAPMHRCELHHIQEWHRDRGRTDVDNLVAVCRRHHKWLETNNLRVQRTANGYQTRPRTGHDPP; the protein is encoded by the coding sequence ATGTCCTCCCTGCTCGGAGACCGCGACGGACGGCCCGATCTCGGCGATCCCGCGCCGGGGCTCCGAACCTCTGGCGATGCCATTGGGCGGATCGGTGCTGCTGTGGGTGAGTTGCGCCAGGCTCGTATCGGTCCCATGTCCCGCGACCACGCGACCCGTGCGGCCCAGATGTTGGGTGAGATACGGTCGATGGCCTCTTCGCTTCTGTGTGATGTGGCCCACCAGATAGAAACCGGTGATGGAGGGTCGGGGGTTGATCCCGGCGAGGTGCTGCGACAAGAGGCCCGGCTGCCGCAGCGAGAGTCGAAGAAGATGGCCAAAGTAGCGCGACGGCTCCAGAAGATGCCGAACGTCAAGGAACGGTTCGCCGCAGGACAGATCACCGTAGACCACGTCAACGCCCTGGCGAACGCTGCGGAGAAGGTCGGCACGGAAGCAGTCAACGGGGACGATCGTCTGATCGACGCCGCTGCCCAACTCCTTCCCGACAGCTTCGACCGCCACGCCCGCCGCTGGTCGAACGAGAAACTGATCGAAAGAGGCGTCGATCCCCTAGAGCGTCAGCGCCGGGCCCGGGAAGCAAAACTGTGGGTGGAGAAAGAAACCGGGCTCGGAGTCCTGATGGCGAAGGTGCCCCGCCCCCAGTTCGAACACCTCCGCCAAGCCATCGACAACCACTACATGGCTCAGCTACGCCAAGACAGCGCCGCTGGTCAAGATCCGGACCTGGTGCGTAGCCCGAAGCAGCGTGTAGCCGATGTGGTGTTCGAGTTGTTGACCAACCGGAACGCGGACACGGGCGAGCCCGTGGCGGGAACCGTAGGTGTGAGAGCTAAGGCCTCTACCCAGCTCATCCTGTTGGCTCCGCTCGGAGTGGTGGACGGAACCGATCCCGACGGCATCTGCGAGATCATCGGCGTCGGACCCGTACCCGCAAGTGTCCTCACCACCCTCAGCCCCGACACCGAAGTTGCCGGCATGATCTTCGACCGGGCAGGCCGTCCCCTCTGGCTGGGCCGCAACCAGCGCCTCGCCAACGCCGCGCAACGGCTAGCGGTAGCCATCCGCGACCGCGGATGCTTTGCCTGCGGCGCTCCCATGCACCGATGCGAACTACATCACATCCAAGAATGGCACCGCGACCGCGGCCGAACCGACGTGGACAACCTGGTGGCTGTCTGCCGCCGGCACCACAAGTGGCTCGAAACCAACAACCTCAGAGTCCAACGAACCGCCAACGGCTACCAAACTCGACCACGCACCGGCCACGACCCTCCTTGA
- a CDS encoding sulfurtransferase → MAEPTTPLVSGDWLESRLDDPKVRVIEIQYEADTSEYHDGHIPGAVNWYWKEVLWHPIERQFPTPRLMAERFGEWGISSDTTVVFYSGRNQYAIFAYWVTAVMNGHPDARVLDGSQKRWQLDGRPMTLEVPTFDPVHYEPQQAERDDSTRVFCGQLLAGLGKPGLVVLDGRYETEYVGDRVKPGTGFDYGAERHGRIPGARHLMFRRLFNEDNTLRAPAELEEVFRSVGAAPDQADEVVAYCRLSHRASLLWFTATRILGWDHVRVYDGSWTEWGSSVGLPVER, encoded by the coding sequence ATGGCTGAACCGACCACCCCTCTCGTTTCGGGCGACTGGCTCGAATCACGCCTCGACGACCCGAAGGTGCGGGTCATCGAGATCCAGTACGAGGCCGACACCAGCGAGTACCACGACGGGCACATCCCGGGCGCCGTCAACTGGTACTGGAAGGAGGTGCTCTGGCACCCCATCGAGCGCCAGTTCCCCACCCCCCGGCTGATGGCCGAACGGTTCGGAGAGTGGGGGATCTCATCCGATACGACTGTCGTCTTCTACAGCGGGCGCAACCAGTACGCCATCTTCGCCTACTGGGTGACCGCGGTCATGAACGGCCACCCCGATGCCCGCGTGCTCGACGGGTCGCAGAAGCGCTGGCAGCTCGACGGGAGGCCGATGACCCTGGAGGTGCCGACGTTCGATCCGGTGCACTACGAGCCGCAGCAGGCCGAGCGTGACGACTCGACGCGGGTGTTCTGCGGGCAGCTGCTGGCGGGCCTCGGGAAACCCGGCCTGGTAGTGCTGGACGGTAGGTACGAAACCGAGTACGTGGGTGATCGGGTCAAGCCCGGCACCGGGTTCGACTACGGGGCCGAGCGCCACGGGCGCATCCCGGGCGCCCGGCACCTGATGTTCCGGCGTCTCTTCAACGAAGACAACACCCTCCGCGCGCCGGCGGAGTTGGAGGAGGTCTTCCGCTCGGTCGGGGCGGCGCCCGACCAGGCCGACGAGGTGGTCGCCTACTGCCGCCTCAGCCACCGCGCCTCGTTGCTCTGGTTCACCGCCACCCGGATACTCGGCTGGGACCACGTACGGGTGTACGACGGATCCTGGACCGAGTGGGGCTCGTCGGTGGGCCTCCCGGTCGAGCGCTAG
- a CDS encoding DUF2269 family protein: protein MDLFGILLFLHLFGAMAGIGPTFVFGRISRQGAGTEHSLFATRVVRLLTGTTAIPLSALVLVSGIGLMVEQGYGLFDRLWLLVSIILFAGSFTYSITVQNPTLARAIEATQDGEQPVGEKAAEVRRLRTRIRRGGIYLRVTATVILALMIFKPF from the coding sequence GTGGACCTGTTCGGCATCCTCCTTTTCCTGCACCTGTTCGGCGCGATGGCCGGGATCGGGCCCACCTTCGTGTTCGGGAGGATCAGCCGTCAGGGCGCCGGGACCGAGCATTCCCTCTTCGCCACGCGGGTGGTGCGCCTGCTCACGGGCACCACGGCTATCCCGCTCTCCGCGCTGGTGCTGGTATCCGGGATCGGGCTCATGGTGGAGCAGGGCTATGGGTTGTTCGACCGCTTGTGGCTCCTGGTGTCGATCATCCTCTTCGCGGGTAGCTTCACTTATTCGATCACCGTCCAGAACCCCACCCTGGCCCGGGCGATCGAAGCCACGCAGGACGGAGAGCAGCCCGTCGGCGAGAAGGCAGCCGAGGTGAGGCGTCTCCGCACGCGGATACGCAGGGGAGGCATCTACCTGCGCGTCACGGCGACCGTGATCCTGGCTCTGATGATCTTCAAACCCTTCTGA
- a CDS encoding MBL fold metallo-hydrolase, with protein sequence MRTTVRVGNVEVTAIRDKAHSFDRAWHYPAVPEEAWAPYLDLLENEPGNAMVNFHCFVVRGDGRAVLIDTGWGPELGPPGAPKSRGALPERLSEIGLEPEDIDVVAFTHLHADHVGWNLVYDGEAISPRFGNARYLVSERDWAFFSSREENHPNIARQALPLERTGVLDTFADGHSLTRSITAVATPGHTPGHTSFVVQSGGERLFILGDLIHHPVVATETGWVHRFDADPEEAVLTRRRQLRRLEEDRTLVAAGHLNHPTFGRFERRGGRRIWSPGVTGGNGG encoded by the coding sequence ATGAGGACGACTGTGAGGGTCGGGAACGTCGAGGTGACCGCCATCCGGGACAAGGCCCACTCCTTCGACCGGGCCTGGCACTACCCCGCTGTTCCCGAAGAGGCCTGGGCGCCGTACCTCGACCTCCTCGAGAACGAGCCGGGCAACGCGATGGTCAACTTCCATTGCTTCGTGGTTCGCGGAGACGGCCGGGCGGTGCTGATCGACACCGGTTGGGGACCCGAGCTCGGTCCTCCCGGGGCGCCCAAGTCACGGGGGGCGCTGCCGGAGCGGCTCTCGGAGATCGGCTTGGAGCCGGAGGACATCGACGTGGTGGCCTTCACCCACCTGCACGCCGACCATGTGGGTTGGAACCTGGTGTACGACGGCGAGGCGATCTCTCCCCGCTTCGGGAACGCCCGCTACCTGGTCTCCGAGCGGGACTGGGCCTTCTTCAGCTCCCGCGAGGAGAACCACCCGAACATCGCCCGCCAGGCGCTGCCGTTGGAGAGAACGGGGGTGCTCGACACCTTCGCCGACGGCCATAGCCTGACCAGGTCGATCACGGCGGTCGCCACGCCCGGACACACCCCCGGCCACACCAGCTTCGTGGTCCAGTCCGGCGGCGAGCGGCTGTTCATACTCGGTGACCTCATCCACCATCCGGTGGTGGCGACCGAAACGGGTTGGGTGCACCGCTTCGACGCCGATCCCGAGGAGGCGGTCCTGACCCGCCGACGCCAACTCCGCCGGCTGGAGGAGGACCGCACCCTCGTGGCCGCCGGCCATCTGAACCATCCCACCTTCGGCAGGTTCGAACGCCGAGGCGGGCGGCGGATCTGGAGCCCCGGCGTAACCGGAGGGAACGGAGGCTGA
- a CDS encoding amidohydrolase family protein — protein MVVRGLPGRGHFVIRDTTALTMDPALGELTGTDVEVADGALVAVGPRLPADGAESIDGSNCITMPGFVDSHWHVWGTLLRGVVGDGKKHGWFATKGRLGGFFTSEDVAAGVMLGMAEGIAAGVTTVHDWSHNIMRYGDAEANLDIHRRLGTRVHFSYSAPSAHPSMPMEKMRAILERGGVLPDEVMDFGSIGRIAEEWVPHSDGLLTLGVGVRGPARSTPEVYRKEWALAREQGLTISMHCAGTRAEVQRIHQVRILHDEGLLGPGMLLAHCLYISPTEREYLAANRIPVSMSPMSSLRLGMGAPPVGGHLAAGIPVSLSLDTTAISACADVFAAMRVAVGLESIANQDPEALSPRRVLELATIEGARALGLDHLVGSITVGKRADLLMVRTDALNMAPVHDPAVAIVHSAQPANIDTVMIDGRILKRHGRLTAVDPAAVVENAAEHLSELCRRAGYHPPGVGQGGAR, from the coding sequence ATGGTTGTCCGAGGCCTGCCCGGTAGAGGTCATTTCGTGATCCGGGACACTACGGCGCTGACCATGGATCCAGCCCTGGGAGAACTCACGGGAACGGACGTCGAGGTCGCCGACGGCGCTCTGGTTGCCGTCGGTCCCCGGTTGCCCGCCGACGGCGCCGAGTCCATCGACGGAAGCAACTGCATAACCATGCCCGGCTTCGTCGATTCGCATTGGCACGTGTGGGGAACGCTGCTGAGAGGTGTGGTGGGGGACGGCAAGAAGCATGGTTGGTTCGCCACGAAGGGCAGGCTCGGGGGATTCTTCACGTCCGAGGACGTGGCGGCGGGGGTGATGCTCGGCATGGCCGAAGGTATCGCCGCCGGCGTGACCACGGTCCACGATTGGTCGCACAACATCATGCGGTACGGCGACGCGGAGGCCAACCTCGACATTCACCGGCGGCTGGGCACGAGGGTGCACTTCTCCTACTCCGCTCCGTCGGCGCATCCCTCGATGCCCATGGAGAAGATGCGAGCCATCCTCGAGAGGGGTGGCGTCCTGCCTGACGAGGTCATGGACTTCGGGAGCATCGGGCGGATCGCCGAGGAGTGGGTACCGCACTCCGATGGTCTCCTGACCCTTGGTGTGGGTGTGCGGGGACCGGCCCGGTCGACTCCCGAGGTCTACCGTAAGGAGTGGGCGCTGGCGAGGGAACAGGGCCTGACCATCTCCATGCACTGCGCCGGTACCAGGGCGGAGGTGCAGCGCATCCACCAGGTCCGGATACTGCACGACGAGGGGCTCCTGGGTCCCGGCATGCTCCTGGCCCACTGCCTCTACATCTCCCCGACCGAACGCGAGTACCTGGCCGCCAACCGGATCCCGGTGAGCATGAGCCCCATGTCCTCGTTGAGGTTGGGCATGGGCGCCCCGCCCGTGGGTGGGCACCTCGCCGCCGGCATCCCGGTGAGCCTGTCGCTCGACACCACGGCCATCTCGGCCTGTGCCGACGTCTTCGCGGCGATGCGGGTGGCGGTGGGGCTGGAGTCGATCGCCAACCAGGACCCCGAAGCGCTGAGCCCCCGGCGGGTCCTGGAGTTGGCGACGATCGAGGGAGCGCGTGCCCTGGGCCTGGACCACCTGGTGGGATCGATAACGGTGGGCAAGCGGGCCGACCTGTTGATGGTGAGGACCGACGCCCTCAACATGGCGCCCGTCCACGACCCGGCCGTCGCGATCGTCCATTCCGCCCAACCTGCCAACATCGACACGGTCATGATCGACGGACGGATCCTGAAGCGCCACGGACGCCTGACCGCGGTCGATCCGGCCGCGGTGGTGGAGAACGCCGCCGAGCATCTGAGCGAGCTGTGCCGGCGGGCCGGCTACCACCCCCCGGGCGTCGGGCAAGGAGGAGCGCGATGA
- a CDS encoding GntR family transcriptional regulator, with amino-acid sequence MSTIDSQTAIPPVGVPRSQFLPAVEPLSAEDAVTSALRDAILSGQLMPGERLAQAELARQLGVSRIPLRDALRRLGEEALVRIDGRRGAWVTALSKLDIAEIYELRIMLEGRCIRYAVQNLSGHQEQAAVLELSKHMDSSDRDDTAGRAARRRFYDVLYSHSGRPRMHRLIMQLRDNVGRYHLIQDTDLAHAAHSQVRHCIMHGDADGAARAVKAHLEEAREDLLATMSEETLQ; translated from the coding sequence ATGAGCACCATCGACTCCCAGACGGCCATCCCGCCGGTCGGCGTGCCCAGGTCGCAGTTCCTGCCCGCTGTTGAACCGCTCAGCGCCGAGGACGCGGTGACGTCCGCACTGAGGGACGCCATTCTCAGCGGCCAGCTGATGCCGGGAGAACGCCTCGCCCAGGCAGAGTTGGCCCGGCAACTGGGCGTGAGCCGTATCCCGTTGCGCGACGCGCTGCGGCGGCTCGGCGAGGAAGCCCTGGTAAGGATCGACGGGCGGCGCGGGGCCTGGGTGACGGCTCTGTCGAAGCTCGACATCGCGGAGATCTACGAGCTGAGGATCATGCTCGAAGGTCGATGCATCCGCTACGCGGTCCAGAACCTGTCCGGCCACCAGGAGCAGGCCGCAGTGCTGGAACTGTCGAAACACATGGACAGCTCGGACCGGGACGACACGGCGGGTAGGGCAGCCCGACGAAGGTTCTACGACGTGCTCTACTCCCACTCAGGGCGGCCCCGGATGCACCGGCTCATCATGCAGCTCCGGGACAACGTGGGCCGGTACCACCTGATACAGGACACAGATCTGGCGCACGCCGCCCACTCCCAGGTGCGCCACTGCATCATGCACGGGGACGCCGACGGGGCCGCCCGAGCAGTGAAGGCCCATCTCGAGGAAGCCCGGGAGGACCTGCTGGCAACCATGTCAGAGGAGACCCTCCAGTAG